A genomic window from Sphingobacterium spiritivorum includes:
- a CDS encoding CBASS oligonucleotide cyclase: protein MKLSNKDLQNFIEKIKLQPENMGKYRDQINNLKEKLEKKIAEDDSHGLKVQKYIIAGSWKKHTILKPTGENPIDIDLVLFISGDKEIHNDLPKLYDYIVSYLKSIYPQKDIQRDVDAKGNTKSITISFSGTGLQVDIVPVVPLQDIAEYVWQPSRRGGKKYITSISKQLSFSLEKRQKNPSYTSIVRTIKWWKNYKELQPTDNEPGLSSFSIELIVAYLDENYGIEESIEEGVIRFFQFVSNPSFPIIEFKDSIKSIPGNYDSPIYIADNTNKENNIVKRLDKNKWDEIIEEAEDAFDTLNIAESKNNKGDTIQEWKRVFGPTFNLD from the coding sequence ATGAAGTTATCAAATAAAGATTTACAAAACTTTATTGAGAAGATCAAACTGCAGCCTGAAAATATGGGTAAATACAGAGATCAAATCAATAATTTGAAAGAAAAATTAGAAAAAAAAATTGCTGAAGATGATAGTCACGGATTAAAAGTTCAAAAGTACATTATTGCTGGTTCGTGGAAAAAGCATACAATTTTAAAACCTACTGGAGAAAACCCTATAGATATAGATTTGGTACTCTTTATTTCTGGAGATAAAGAAATTCATAATGATCTACCCAAATTATATGATTATATTGTTTCTTATTTAAAAAGTATATATCCACAAAAGGATATTCAAAGAGATGTTGATGCTAAAGGAAATACAAAATCAATAACAATTTCCTTTAGTGGAACAGGTTTACAAGTTGACATTGTTCCTGTTGTTCCACTACAAGATATAGCCGAATATGTTTGGCAGCCAAGTCGACGCGGTGGAAAAAAATATATAACAAGTATCAGTAAACAATTAAGCTTTTCACTAGAAAAAAGGCAAAAAAATCCATCTTACACCTCCATTGTTAGAACAATAAAATGGTGGAAAAATTATAAAGAATTGCAGCCTACAGACAACGAACCAGGTTTATCATCATTTTCAATTGAATTAATTGTTGCTTATTTAGATGAGAACTATGGTATAGAAGAAAGTATTGAAGAAGGTGTAATTCGATTCTTTCAATTCGTAAGTAATCCATCATTTCCCATAATTGAATTTAAAGATTCAATTAAATCAATTCCTGGCAATTATGACTCACCTATTTACATTGCTGATAATACAAACAAAGAGAACAATATTGTGAAACGTCTTGATAAAAACAAATGGGATGAAATTATTGAAGAAGCTGAAGATGCCTTTGATACCTTAAATATTGCCGAATCAAAAAATAATAAAGGAGACACTATTCAAGAATGGAAACGTGTTTTCGGACCAACTTTTAATTTAGATTAA
- a CDS encoding HORMA-1 domain-containing protein, with protein MYGTTTKTSTYTVLDIRKTFEGCEADIRTIARRTGKWTMEYVDKLFYDILLLAENEYLYSVDVVLLNSETERVIRASKFIVNSLGTSTESERAGKNNDWTDIPNTRLSVILAYTQKWKNLNASEKENFSKGFKLSWTASSIDNSFPSLQSSNAQLYASKGYELKKTNYK; from the coding sequence ATGTACGGAACAACTACAAAAACCAGCACTTATACAGTTTTAGATATAAGAAAAACCTTTGAAGGCTGTGAAGCTGATATTAGAACAATTGCACGAAGAACTGGAAAATGGACAATGGAATATGTTGATAAACTATTCTATGACATACTTTTATTGGCTGAAAATGAATATTTATATTCAGTTGATGTTGTATTACTAAACAGCGAGACAGAAAGAGTAATTCGAGCTTCAAAATTTATTGTGAATTCTCTTGGAACATCTACAGAAAGTGAAAGAGCAGGTAAGAATAATGATTGGACTGACATTCCAAATACAAGATTATCAGTCATTTTGGCATATACTCAAAAATGGAAAAATTTAAATGCTTCAGAAAAAGAAAATTTTTCAAAAGGTTTTAAATTATCATGGACGGCATCCTCTATTGATAATTCATTCCCCAGTCTTCAAAGTTCAAATGCTCAATTATATGCTAGCAAAGGATATGAATTAAAAAAAACTAATTACAAATAG
- a CDS encoding ATP-binding protein: MNNIFDNIVELPNKGIQERAKNLVGFDSKFDRIFSNLKLLLDQEGLSEWSKKFHKVELPIISQLQEKYPLIILSGDAGTGKTISAEAIADRMLRELKKDGFFLKLSTRVRGEGLHGQMGNLVNDAFSELKNQAGKRRIAFLLIDEADAIASTRSTMQMHQEEKAAVNTLIQKIDELRELNGRAILFMSTNRLHFLDEAIIRRAAIILEFERPTFDERKQLFEKSIGEIGLNDKELETLADLTGEKHNNGLAFSFSDIRLRVLPEAVSKCFPSKALDFESVKETIIQLNPSPKII; this comes from the coding sequence ATGAATAATATTTTTGACAATATAGTTGAATTACCTAACAAGGGTATACAAGAAAGAGCAAAGAACTTAGTTGGTTTTGATTCAAAATTCGATAGAATTTTTTCTAACTTAAAATTATTACTTGATCAAGAAGGATTAAGTGAATGGAGTAAAAAGTTTCACAAAGTAGAGCTACCGATTATTTCTCAGCTTCAAGAGAAGTATCCGCTAATTATACTGTCTGGAGACGCAGGTACCGGAAAAACAATTTCCGCTGAAGCAATTGCAGATAGAATGTTACGAGAACTTAAAAAAGACGGTTTTTTTCTCAAACTAAGTACAAGAGTAAGAGGAGAAGGTTTACATGGTCAAATGGGTAACTTGGTAAATGATGCGTTCAGTGAATTAAAAAATCAAGCGGGAAAAAGAAGAATTGCATTTTTATTGATTGATGAGGCTGATGCTATAGCCTCAACTAGGTCAACTATGCAAATGCATCAAGAAGAAAAGGCAGCTGTTAATACATTAATTCAAAAAATTGACGAATTAAGAGAATTAAATGGTAGAGCTATTTTATTCATGTCAACAAATAGACTTCATTTTCTGGATGAAGCAATTATTCGAAGAGCTGCAATAATATTAGAATTTGAGAGACCTACTTTTGATGAGAGAAAGCAATTGTTTGAAAAATCAATTGGAGAAATTGGATTAAACGATAAAGAATTAGAAACTTTAGCAGATTTAACTGGTGAAAAACATAATAATGGTTTAGCTTTTTCTTTTTCAGACATTCGATTGAGAGTCTTACCTGAAGCAGTATCTAAATGTTTTCCTTCAAAAGCATTGGACTTTGAATCGGTAAAAGAAACAATCATTCAATTAAATCCAAGTCCAAAAATAATATGA
- a CDS encoding SMODS-associated NUDIX domain-containing protein translates to MKDNLIKYTIPILLIIIGLFDNDFWHSPFTRAGIISLITLILGWLIDNYKQLILIINTQILHRKKDFRLSIAYLYRIKVDNEYLLVKSRTRNYYQPVGGCYKTLPSSSAIFEKLEVKPDRKFETEKGIAKNDLRVYVRGKNVISFLKWFDSKKDREISPWREFCEELISEDILPWRQFRFIDYEFKKKIQSPIIKLDSGGKGIFIFEIFDLVINNEQLPILEKLKLEKESNKFIWVTDDLIQTLGHSLNSKEYMFEISPHTKYAQNLKWE, encoded by the coding sequence ATGAAAGATAATCTCATAAAATATACCATACCTATTTTACTTATTATTATTGGATTATTTGACAATGATTTTTGGCATTCTCCATTTACAAGAGCAGGTATAATTTCTTTAATAACATTGATTTTAGGTTGGTTAATAGATAATTATAAACAACTAATATTAATTATTAATACTCAAATTTTGCACCGCAAAAAAGATTTTCGTTTATCAATTGCGTATCTGTACAGAATTAAAGTTGACAATGAGTATTTACTAGTAAAAAGTAGAACCAGAAATTATTATCAGCCAGTAGGTGGATGTTATAAAACATTACCTAGTAGTAGTGCTATTTTTGAAAAATTAGAAGTAAAACCTGACAGAAAGTTTGAAACAGAAAAAGGAATAGCTAAAAATGATTTGAGAGTTTATGTTAGGGGAAAAAATGTAATCTCTTTTCTTAAATGGTTCGATTCAAAAAAGGATAGGGAAATTTCTCCATGGAGAGAGTTTTGTGAAGAATTAATCTCAGAAGACATTTTACCCTGGAGACAATTTCGCTTCATTGATTATGAATTTAAAAAAAAGATTCAATCTCCAATTATCAAATTAGATAGCGGGGGTAAAGGGATATTTATTTTTGAAATTTTTGATTTGGTTATTAATAATGAACAATTACCAATTCTAGAAAAACTAAAATTAGAAAAAGAATCAAACAAATTTATTTGGGTAACTGACGATTTGATACAGACACTTGGACATAGTTTAAATAGTAAGGAGTATATGTTTGAAATCTCACCCCATACTAAATATGCTCAAAACTTAAAATGGGAATAA
- a CDS encoding response regulator, whose amino-acid sequence METGTAQQKITLAFINDKSPILDFICKDLIASGTEVLFRSESIEDGLSQLSSLNELPKICIIDLDFYNKNVLVELQELRTKYPTIKLIAHSDIDDKKVGKPLLDIGFAGYLLIGSDADDFKRAIDQAVYSSN is encoded by the coding sequence ATGGAAACTGGTACAGCACAACAAAAAATTACACTCGCCTTTATCAATGATAAAAGCCCAATTTTAGATTTCATTTGTAAAGACCTCATTGCTTCAGGAACTGAAGTCTTATTTCGTTCGGAAAGCATTGAAGATGGACTATCACAATTATCTTCATTAAATGAACTCCCGAAAATTTGTATTATCGACCTTGATTTTTACAACAAGAATGTTTTGGTTGAACTTCAAGAATTAAGAACAAAATATCCAACAATAAAACTGATTGCACATAGTGATATTGATGATAAAAAAGTCGGTAAACCTCTTTTAGACATTGGTTTTGCAGGTTATCTACTCATTGGTAGCGATGCAGATGATTTTAAAAGAGCCATTGACCAAGCTGTCTATAGCTCTAACTAA
- a CDS encoding helix-turn-helix domain-containing protein yields MNLLTNEAEEVIEQQQMIMQLRNRIESILKNYRPVMNGEIYLSGEDVCKLLHISKRTLQQYRDDNILPYIQIGGKIIYKETDLMTILEQNYINHKTNSG; encoded by the coding sequence ATGAATTTATTGACGAATGAAGCTGAAGAAGTAATCGAACAACAGCAAATGATAATGCAGTTGAGAAACCGTATTGAAAGCATATTAAAAAATTATCGTCCTGTAATGAACGGAGAAATTTATTTGTCGGGCGAAGATGTATGCAAATTGCTACATATCAGCAAACGGACTTTACAGCAATACCGTGATGATAATATCCTGCCGTATATTCAGATCGGTGGCAAAATTATTTATAAGGAAACAGATTTGATGACAATATTGGAGCAGAATTATATCAATCACAAAACAAATTCAGGCTAA
- a CDS encoding helix-turn-helix domain-containing protein yields MEVIAIQKSTLDGMKNELKALLEMTENAVRKYTPIFKEEKWLDNQEVCLMMDITKRTLQTYKDKGLLPYSKLNRKNYYKRSDVLSLLEAGHPYNTNDNEFIDE; encoded by the coding sequence ATGGAAGTTATTGCAATACAAAAATCCACATTAGACGGAATGAAGAATGAACTAAAAGCACTTTTAGAAATGACCGAAAATGCTGTACGGAAATATACTCCAATTTTCAAAGAAGAAAAGTGGCTCGATAACCAGGAAGTGTGCCTGATGATGGATATTACCAAACGGACTTTGCAGACCTATAAAGACAAAGGGCTATTGCCATATTCCAAACTGAACCGCAAAAATTATTATAAACGCTCGGATGTACTGTCTTTGCTCGAAGCTGGACACCCCTACAATACCAATGACAATGAATTTATTGACGAATGA
- a CDS encoding phospholipase D-like domain-containing protein has protein sequence MKAMKWLRSCGVRNINVFIDGHYYSELMQQATGEEMQLSAGYSLYPVFQKSVFHPKIWMLFGEKEGLLIVGSGNLTNSGNGNNDEIWGAFHFDIRSTENSSVFSSAWDYLSTLSSSVKGQMNEKTTKWILEHSKWLNELPKTKPFQFFETSQKEKVAFLFNTETTSIWNELLKHLSNEKVVEITTISPYYDKNGKVLQELNSLFPSAIVKVILDESGLIPSAMQVNKAFTFYDWCDAGVSKIQYAKSGNSKSKLHGKIIHFKTKNGKEFCLFGSANITPAGLGLLGKNSNAEVSLLIQSEKGGLLNQLGIKLKTSNSKSLDEFTATTNQSIYETIIKNNQFKVQLLCAELIYDEFILHSTGTYTDEFKVVFFDKQNRFLYSKTFSNYAKELKITVNLELGSFLYVQLTNVNDGIISNKLLISDYFLLAKTHPNPKTEEIEKIYSEIQNGELSKVLDLLHYAIFDETENETGASFLDSRRSTFTKLNDDKEPEKLYDLSSYKAIENSGFEKNLLLSSLSLRVLDVLKFINLNGISTNKQADISIDEQEDDLGNINGNEEGEVATVRNLSFVILKSEKRKLMNYFDNLYNYQQEILYGNSRPKTYRPTLTDLTKYLIALELISEYGGKSAKYDEQDTHHFFSYLPFVDDYDNNNVKGCCLNLIGDFLMLARSGFKAYEFDYTKKKIEELKKEALINTIVCLINNRWKDDELHYFFTMALNALHYLGCRNVDDFNSNFVELKSKINIRISELKNRTKGFEKNLEIFYERLCPSFIKVIEQIEDKNFDTSAVNGQIIYKSPWGYSYVQYVNKTNDFTLIRPGFMWDYDKEDYIKHSPDEIYLPLKLSSFICTDL, from the coding sequence ATGAAAGCAATGAAATGGTTGCGTTCTTGTGGCGTGAGAAACATCAACGTTTTTATTGATGGACATTATTATTCAGAGTTAATGCAACAAGCGACAGGAGAAGAAATGCAACTTTCTGCCGGTTATTCACTTTATCCTGTTTTTCAAAAGTCAGTATTCCATCCAAAAATTTGGATGTTGTTTGGTGAAAAAGAAGGATTGCTTATTGTTGGTTCTGGAAACCTTACAAATTCTGGAAATGGCAACAATGATGAGATTTGGGGAGCATTTCATTTTGATATTCGTTCAACCGAAAATTCATCAGTCTTTTCGTCAGCTTGGGATTATCTATCAACTCTTTCATCGTCAGTTAAAGGACAGATGAATGAAAAAACTACAAAATGGATACTTGAACATTCTAAATGGCTGAATGAATTGCCAAAGACAAAACCATTTCAATTTTTCGAAACGTCGCAAAAAGAGAAGGTTGCTTTCCTGTTTAATACTGAAACAACTTCTATTTGGAACGAACTTTTAAAACATCTTAGCAATGAGAAAGTAGTAGAAATAACTACCATTTCTCCATATTATGACAAAAATGGGAAAGTATTGCAAGAACTTAATTCTCTTTTTCCTTCAGCCATAGTAAAAGTCATATTGGATGAAAGTGGTTTAATCCCTTCTGCAATGCAAGTGAACAAAGCGTTTACATTTTACGATTGGTGTGATGCAGGCGTAAGCAAAATCCAATATGCAAAATCTGGAAACTCAAAATCAAAACTTCACGGGAAGATTATTCATTTCAAGACAAAAAATGGAAAAGAATTTTGCTTGTTCGGTAGTGCCAATATTACACCTGCAGGATTGGGATTATTGGGCAAAAATTCAAATGCAGAAGTTTCACTTCTTATTCAGTCAGAAAAAGGTGGATTATTAAATCAATTAGGCATAAAACTGAAAACAAGCAATAGTAAAAGCCTTGATGAATTTACAGCGACTACAAATCAGTCAATTTATGAAACTATAATCAAGAACAATCAATTTAAAGTACAGTTGCTTTGTGCAGAGTTGATTTATGATGAATTTATACTTCATTCCACTGGAACTTATACCGATGAATTCAAGGTTGTTTTCTTCGATAAACAAAACCGATTTTTGTATTCCAAAACTTTCTCAAATTATGCGAAAGAGCTAAAAATAACAGTCAATTTAGAATTAGGCAGTTTCCTATATGTGCAATTGACAAATGTTAATGATGGGATTATCTCAAATAAACTATTAATTTCCGATTATTTCCTTTTGGCGAAAACGCATCCTAACCCAAAAACAGAGGAAATTGAGAAAATTTATAGCGAAATTCAAAATGGCGAACTAAGTAAAGTTCTTGACTTGTTGCATTACGCCATCTTTGACGAAACAGAAAATGAGACAGGAGCCAGCTTTTTAGATAGTAGGAGAAGCACGTTTACAAAGCTGAATGATGACAAAGAACCTGAAAAACTTTACGATCTCTCTTCCTATAAAGCAATAGAAAATTCTGGATTTGAAAAAAACCTTCTACTCTCTTCTCTTTCCCTACGTGTTTTAGATGTTTTGAAGTTCATCAATTTAAATGGAATTTCAACAAATAAACAAGCTGATATAAGTATTGATGAGCAAGAAGACGATTTAGGCAACATAAATGGAAATGAGGAAGGAGAAGTGGCAACGGTTCGTAACCTCTCTTTTGTCATTCTTAAATCTGAAAAAAGAAAGTTGATGAACTACTTTGATAACCTTTACAATTACCAACAAGAAATTCTCTATGGGAATAGTCGACCAAAAACATATAGGCCTACACTTACAGATTTGACTAAATATTTAATCGCTCTTGAGTTGATAAGTGAATACGGAGGGAAATCTGCAAAGTATGACGAACAAGACACGCACCATTTTTTCAGTTATTTACCATTTGTAGACGATTATGACAATAACAATGTAAAGGGTTGTTGTTTAAACTTAATTGGCGACTTTTTGATGCTGGCAAGAAGCGGATTTAAAGCGTATGAATTTGACTATACAAAAAAGAAAATCGAGGAACTAAAAAAAGAGGCACTCATAAATACAATTGTTTGCTTAATTAACAATCGATGGAAAGATGATGAATTACATTACTTTTTTACTATGGCTTTAAATGCACTTCATTATTTAGGTTGTAGGAATGTAGATGATTTCAATAGCAATTTTGTAGAATTAAAATCCAAAATTAATATTAGAATTTCCGAGCTGAAAAACAGAACAAAAGGATTTGAAAAAAACTTAGAGATATTTTACGAAAGACTATGTCCTTCGTTTATAAAAGTGATTGAACAGATTGAAGATAAGAACTTTGATACATCAGCAGTTAACGGGCAAATTATTTACAAATCGCCTTGGGGTTATAGCTACGTTCAGTACGTAAATAAAACAAACGATTTTACTTTAATCAGACCTGGCTTTATGTGGGACTATGATAAAGAAGATTACATAAAACACAGTCCAGACGAAATTTATTTACCTCTAAAACTCTCATCTTTTATATGCACCGATTTGTAA
- a CDS encoding TIGR02391 family protein, with the protein MTKSFDDITLRNISDIISNLLTHTKITEHLAGANISQSQIGTNKTDRLFYALKEKQIQDNCGNNVLAFVVRLLNPKRYNSEDEFERDRTTINEKLVYEGIEIDKTGQPRLVEKAKTISEAKSRSLKIKEKVHGIGVHSEILPYCEAEWLKENYFHSILEITKSVAERLRQKSGYTSDGVDLVDDCFALGKDKRPMLAFNMLNNPSEESEHKGFGNFCKGFFSMYRNPKAHNPKILEDTQLSEMTEVLVVATIIHNKLDNTYKTGLK; encoded by the coding sequence ATGACAAAATCCTTTGATGACATAACCTTGCGAAATATATCTGACATTATATCAAATCTATTAACGCATACAAAAATCACAGAACATTTAGCTGGTGCTAATATTTCTCAATCGCAAATTGGTACAAACAAAACCGACAGACTTTTTTATGCATTAAAAGAAAAGCAAATACAAGACAATTGTGGAAATAATGTATTGGCATTTGTAGTTAGGTTATTAAATCCTAAAAGATATAATTCCGAAGACGAATTTGAAAGAGACAGAACAACTATCAATGAAAAATTAGTTTACGAAGGGATAGAAATTGATAAAACCGGACAACCCCGACTAGTTGAAAAGGCTAAAACCATTTCAGAAGCTAAAAGCAGGTCACTTAAAATCAAAGAAAAAGTACACGGTATCGGAGTTCATTCAGAAATTTTACCATACTGCGAAGCCGAATGGCTGAAAGAAAATTATTTTCACTCTATACTAGAAATCACAAAAAGTGTTGCGGAAAGACTTAGGCAGAAAAGTGGCTATACTTCAGATGGAGTAGATCTGGTTGATGATTGTTTTGCTTTAGGAAAAGACAAAAGACCTATGCTTGCTTTTAATATGCTGAATAATCCAAGCGAAGAAAGTGAGCATAAGGGTTTCGGCAACTTCTGTAAAGGATTTTTTTCTATGTACCGAAATCCAAAAGCGCATAACCCGAAAATATTAGAAGACACTCAACTTTCAGAAATGACTGAAGTATTGGTTGTAGCTACAATTATTCATAACAAACTTGATAACACTTACAAAACAGGACTTAAATAG
- a CDS encoding molybdenum ABC transporter permease, translating into MVASLVIGIIFLIAGLGLRYWLNRRKFYRRGPMGAEGFSSYESSVFIKFIEKVGKWIAYGLIIFGLLSLWVYSREKKDREIQNMEIQKQN; encoded by the coding sequence ATGGTCGCATCATTGGTTATAGGAATAATATTTTTGATTGCAGGTTTAGGACTTCGCTATTGGCTTAACCGACGAAAGTTTTACAGGCGTGGTCCGATGGGAGCCGAAGGTTTTTCATCTTATGAAAGTTCGGTTTTCATTAAATTTATTGAAAAGGTTGGTAAATGGATAGCTTATGGATTGATTATATTTGGACTTTTATCACTTTGGGTTTATTCTCGTGAGAAAAAAGATAGGGAAATCCAAAACATGGAAATCCAGAAACAGAATTAA
- a CDS encoding DUF3872 domain-containing protein, with translation MIAIFNKFRIGLVPIYVMLAILTASVTLVSCSKDDELEIQNDFPFEVNVMPVPKDVANGQTVEIRIDIQRTGNYSNTQYFLRYFQFDGQGILRYYDEQPYLPNDLYPLPTEQFRLYYTSTSAVSQSFDVWISDSFGNEKQISFQFNSAD, from the coding sequence ATGATAGCTATATTTAATAAATTCAGAATAGGATTAGTGCCGATATATGTAATGCTGGCAATCCTAACAGCTTCGGTAACTTTAGTATCTTGTAGTAAAGATGATGAACTCGAAATACAGAACGATTTTCCTTTCGAGGTAAACGTGATGCCAGTTCCAAAAGATGTAGCCAATGGACAAACGGTAGAAATACGCATTGACATACAGCGAACAGGCAATTACAGCAACACACAGTATTTTCTTCGCTATTTCCAATTTGACGGACAAGGCATATTGCGGTATTACGATGAGCAACCATATTTACCGAACGATTTATACCCATTACCCACAGAGCAATTTCGGTTGTACTATACTTCAACATCTGCCGTTTCGCAATCCTTTGATGTTTGGATTTCGGACAGCTTTGGAAATGAAAAACAGATAAGTTTTCAGTTTAATAGTGCTGATTAA
- a CDS encoding conjugal transfer protein TraO, whose translation MKKYIYTVMLILMAITVTQAQRMLPKQKGLEVSTGVVSKDKIGNDYYLNIGMTVNGKNGNYQLWALEYTHQYHDYKDLRIPQETYTSEGGYSFFLLGDARKNITLNFGITGVVGYESINRGEAMLYDGAKILSEDNFIYGAGGRLTLETYLSDRFVLILQGRTKVFWGTDLEQFRPSAGVGLRFNF comes from the coding sequence ATGAAAAAGTATATCTATACCGTGATGCTCATCTTGATGGCCATCACGGTTACACAGGCACAAAGAATGCTCCCAAAACAGAAAGGACTGGAAGTAAGTACAGGTGTAGTATCCAAAGATAAAATTGGTAATGATTATTACCTCAATATTGGAATGACCGTGAACGGTAAAAACGGGAACTATCAGCTTTGGGCATTGGAATACACCCACCAATACCACGACTACAAAGACCTCCGCATACCGCAGGAAACCTACACTTCCGAAGGCGGCTACAGTTTCTTCCTTTTGGGCGATGCTCGTAAAAACATTACGCTGAACTTCGGAATAACAGGTGTTGTCGGTTATGAAAGCATCAATCGTGGCGAAGCGATGTTGTATGACGGAGCAAAGATTTTGAGCGAGGATAACTTCATCTACGGAGCTGGTGGACGGCTCACTCTTGAAACATATCTATCAGACCGTTTTGTGTTAATCCTGCAAGGACGCACAAAAGTATTTTGGGGTACGGACTTAGAGCAATTCCGACCATCCGCAGGTGTGGGATTAAGGTTTAATTTTTAA
- the traN gene encoding conjugative transposon protein TraN yields MKNHLKTFWAIVLILGFAVQSFAQDSIRTPLALGKIEPYKMEVTYDKTSHLIFPTAIRYVDLGSEYLIAGKAEDAENVLRVKATVRDFEPETNFSVITNDGRFYSFNVYYSSYPEAMSYDLLTMQKAVDKANGNDVLFEELGNNSPSLAGLLLETIYKNDNRIVKHIGAKSFGIQFILKGIYIHNGKYYFHTELRNKTNVPFQIDFINFKVVDKKVAKRTVVQERPMIPLRTYKPLDEIGGKLTEQNVFLLDQFTIADDKVLLIEIFEKNGGRHQTLQVENSDLIKARLINDMHLKF; encoded by the coding sequence ATGAAAAATCATTTAAAAACCTTTTGGGCAATTGTCCTGATACTCGGCTTTGCCGTACAATCTTTTGCACAAGACAGCATCAGAACTCCGCTTGCATTAGGCAAGATAGAACCGTATAAAATGGAAGTTACCTACGATAAAACTTCGCACTTGATTTTTCCGACCGCTATCCGTTATGTGGATTTGGGAAGCGAATATCTAATTGCAGGAAAAGCAGAAGATGCGGAAAACGTGTTGCGTGTAAAAGCAACGGTAAGGGATTTCGAACCTGAAACCAATTTTTCGGTCATTACGAATGACGGACGTTTTTACAGCTTTAATGTGTATTACAGTTCTTACCCGGAGGCAATGAGCTACGACCTACTTACAATGCAAAAGGCAGTGGATAAAGCCAATGGAAACGATGTGCTTTTTGAAGAATTGGGCAATAATTCGCCTTCACTAGCAGGCTTGCTATTAGAAACAATTTACAAAAATGATAATCGGATTGTAAAGCACATTGGGGCTAAGAGTTTCGGCATTCAGTTTATTCTCAAAGGCATTTATATCCACAACGGCAAATACTATTTCCATACGGAATTGAGAAATAAAACCAATGTGCCTTTCCAGATTGATTTTATCAATTTCAAAGTAGTAGATAAAAAGGTAGCCAAACGTACTGTGGTACAAGAACGCCCGATGATACCCCTCAGAACTTACAAGCCTTTGGACGAGATTGGCGGGAAACTAACCGAACAAAACGTGTTCCTGTTAGACCAATTTACCATTGCCGATGACAAGGTACTGTTGATTGAGATTTTCGAGAAGAACGGTGGCAGACATCAAACTTTGCAGGTAGAAAATTCGGATTTGATAAAAGCTCGTTTAATAAACGATATGCACCTAAAATTTTAA